The proteins below come from a single Prolixibacter sp. NT017 genomic window:
- a CDS encoding arginase family protein translates to MLNDLLIPANELTVARLFQGASDSLGKQLIQADPWEENEKLKVVILGIPESRLSRFEGLENAPDMIREQLYQLTAVGDSSLIADIGNVRPGNTPADTYAAVRMVTESLVSKGLQVLVLGGSQDLTLPLLDGRQTKRQTLTVIDDRPDYQAGDEFGRDENFLEKITTGTTLRLLGLQAYFSPSDKTDDLLKKHGGLQLPLGDLRENIRESEPMLREADVISIDFGALKAHEAPGQQRLSPNGLYGEEACQLAWYAGMSTKLNMTGIFGYSPSLDLQRWGAVMAAQVGWYFLKGATVQKDEEPTGEASEFLHFMVPVEGVDEPIVFLKHPVTGRWWMEVNSKKNEEVRIACSENDYLLAQKNEIPERWIRYWGVNEI, encoded by the coding sequence ATGTTAAACGACTTGCTTATTCCGGCTAACGAGTTGACTGTGGCTCGATTGTTTCAGGGAGCTTCTGATTCCCTGGGAAAACAGTTGATTCAGGCTGACCCCTGGGAGGAGAACGAGAAGCTGAAAGTGGTGATTCTCGGTATTCCGGAGAGTCGTTTATCCCGGTTTGAAGGTCTGGAAAATGCTCCCGACATGATTCGCGAGCAGCTTTACCAGTTGACAGCTGTTGGCGATTCTTCGTTGATTGCAGATATTGGAAATGTTCGCCCCGGAAATACACCTGCCGATACGTATGCGGCCGTTCGGATGGTCACCGAATCGCTTGTGTCGAAAGGTTTGCAGGTGTTGGTTCTGGGAGGAAGCCAGGACTTAACATTGCCTCTGTTGGACGGCAGACAAACCAAGCGGCAAACGTTGACAGTTATCGACGACCGGCCCGATTATCAGGCTGGCGACGAGTTCGGTAGGGACGAGAATTTCCTGGAGAAGATTACGACTGGCACTACTCTTCGGTTATTGGGCCTGCAAGCCTACTTCTCGCCGTCAGACAAGACAGATGATTTACTCAAAAAACATGGGGGCCTCCAACTGCCACTGGGCGACTTACGTGAAAATATTCGCGAAAGCGAACCAATGTTGCGTGAGGCCGATGTGATTAGCATTGATTTCGGCGCCTTGAAAGCCCACGAAGCGCCCGGTCAGCAGCGTTTGTCTCCCAACGGACTTTATGGAGAGGAGGCCTGCCAGTTGGCTTGGTATGCCGGAATGAGTACGAAGCTGAATATGACCGGTATCTTTGGCTATAGTCCCTCGCTCGATTTACAACGTTGGGGAGCTGTAATGGCTGCTCAGGTCGGTTGGTATTTTTTGAAAGGAGCTACCGTGCAGAAAGATGAAGAGCCAACGGGAGAGGCTTCGGAATTTTTACATTTCATGGTTCCGGTTGAAGGGGTGGATGAGCCGATTGTTTTTCTAAAGCATCCTGTTACCGGGAGGTGGTGGATGGAGGTAAATTCGAAAAAGAATGAAGAAGTTCGAATTGCCTGTTCTGAAAATGATTACCTTTTGGCGCAGAAAAATGAAATCCCCGAACGTTGGATTCGTTATTGGGGAGTGAATGAAATATAA
- a CDS encoding type IX secretion system membrane protein PorP/SprF, protein MKRILIFLFLLIIVNFVARAQQDPQFSQNMFNHLTINPGFAGKSDAINASLLNRFQWVGFPGAPVTTVFNADATVGLIGQEDGLGFSVMNDEIGYEKNISVSLMYAWRTDVGNGKLGTGISIGLMNKNLKPDWSSDAGANLIDQGDPLIPQSEVNALVPDIGFGLFYEHKDYYLGLSVKHLNQAVYSYEESGKYSLVRNYYFSGGYNIRLSDPLFEVQPSLLFKTDAASYQVDVDVNVRYNKRVWGGLGYRLNDAVIVLLGTEFRNGIKVGYSYDLTISPLARYSSGSHEFFIAYSFNLNRRREQKYKSVRFL, encoded by the coding sequence ATGAAGCGAATACTGATATTTTTGTTTCTTTTAATTATTGTTAATTTCGTTGCGAGAGCCCAGCAGGACCCACAGTTTAGTCAGAACATGTTCAATCATTTGACTATCAATCCGGGATTTGCGGGTAAAAGTGATGCAATTAATGCTTCATTGCTCAACCGTTTTCAGTGGGTAGGATTTCCAGGAGCACCAGTTACCACCGTTTTTAACGCAGATGCTACTGTTGGCCTTATCGGTCAGGAGGATGGTCTCGGTTTTTCCGTAATGAATGACGAGATAGGCTATGAGAAAAATATTTCGGTTAGCCTGATGTATGCCTGGCGTACAGATGTTGGGAACGGAAAACTGGGAACCGGAATTTCCATCGGCTTGATGAATAAAAACCTCAAGCCTGATTGGAGTTCGGATGCCGGAGCTAACCTGATCGATCAAGGAGATCCGTTAATTCCTCAGAGTGAGGTAAATGCTTTGGTTCCTGATATAGGATTCGGGTTATTCTATGAACACAAAGATTATTACCTGGGATTGTCGGTGAAACATCTGAACCAGGCAGTTTATTCTTACGAAGAGAGTGGAAAATATTCGCTGGTAAGGAACTATTATTTTTCGGGCGGATACAATATTCGTTTATCCGACCCGTTATTTGAAGTACAGCCATCGTTATTGTTTAAGACAGATGCTGCCAGTTACCAGGTCGATGTAGATGTGAATGTGCGCTATAACAAGCGCGTATGGGGAGGACTGGGCTATCGGTTAAATGATGCTGTGATTGTTTTGCTTGGGACGGAGTTTCGAAATGGGATTAAGGTAGGATATTCTTATGATCTGACCATTTCACCGCTCGCCCGTTACAGTTCGGGTTCTCACGAGTTTTTTATCGCTTACTCGTTTAATCTGAACCGGAGAAGAGAACAAAAATATAAAAGCGTTCGATTTCTATAA
- a CDS encoding SUMF1/EgtB/PvdO family nonheme iron enzyme yields the protein MRRLFFFGSVVAIVLSLSSCNRGTNGELVGVGKRGKYFEPTPFGMTMVPRGSFTMGPSDQDISHSTSPSRTVSVDAFWMDETEITNNEYRQFVYWVRDSIARRMLGQQFDEFLNTEDRDGNPIDPPTINWDERIDWNDPDYKEALAGLYYAPKDRLFGKKEIDTRKLNYKYFWVDLKQAAKRANAYDYKTQSYKGTVNDIDGKVVPIEGRSSFIMSDAVNVYPDTLVWIRDFTYSYNEPWATMYFWHPGFDDYPVVGVTWKQARAFCIWRTRYKNAALAQQGEYAVQDYRLPSEAEWEYAARGGLQNSMYPWGGYYTRTQEGCFLANFKPMRGNYIDDKGLATVKVGTYDPNGYGLYDMAGNVAEWTITAYDEAEYNFMNDFNPNYEYNALPDDPPAMKRKVIRGGSWKDISYFLQVGTRTYEYQDTAKSYIGFRCVRSSFGDEF from the coding sequence ATGAGACGATTATTCTTCTTTGGTAGTGTAGTTGCCATCGTCCTGTCTCTGAGTAGTTGTAACCGCGGAACAAACGGTGAACTCGTTGGAGTGGGGAAACGAGGTAAGTATTTTGAGCCCACCCCTTTTGGAATGACCATGGTTCCAAGGGGAAGTTTTACGATGGGGCCGAGTGATCAGGATATCTCTCATTCGACCTCTCCCTCAAGAACTGTTTCTGTAGATGCATTCTGGATGGATGAAACGGAAATCACCAACAATGAATACCGACAGTTTGTGTACTGGGTTCGCGACTCTATTGCTCGTCGGATGCTTGGACAGCAATTTGACGAGTTCCTGAACACGGAAGATCGGGATGGAAATCCGATCGATCCGCCAACAATAAACTGGGACGAGCGCATCGACTGGAACGACCCGGATTACAAGGAGGCGCTTGCGGGATTGTACTATGCGCCCAAAGATCGTTTGTTTGGCAAGAAAGAGATCGATACGCGGAAACTCAATTACAAATATTTTTGGGTTGACCTGAAGCAAGCCGCTAAACGGGCTAATGCTTACGATTACAAAACACAGAGTTATAAAGGAACCGTTAATGATATTGATGGTAAAGTAGTCCCGATCGAAGGCCGTTCCAGCTTTATTATGAGCGATGCAGTAAATGTGTATCCCGATACATTGGTGTGGATAAGAGATTTTACTTACTCGTATAACGAACCCTGGGCTACCATGTATTTTTGGCATCCCGGTTTCGACGACTATCCGGTTGTAGGTGTGACCTGGAAACAGGCGAGAGCATTTTGTATCTGGAGAACCCGTTACAAGAATGCAGCTTTGGCACAACAAGGTGAATATGCTGTTCAGGATTACCGGTTACCTTCGGAAGCTGAATGGGAATACGCTGCCCGTGGAGGACTTCAGAATTCGATGTATCCGTGGGGTGGTTACTATACCCGTACTCAGGAAGGTTGTTTCCTGGCGAACTTTAAACCTATGCGGGGAAATTATATCGATGATAAAGGACTGGCAACGGTTAAAGTCGGAACATACGATCCGAACGGATACGGATTGTATGATATGGCAGGTAATGTGGCCGAATGGACCATTACTGCTTACGATGAAGCTGAGTACAACTTCATGAATGACTTTAATCCGAACTATGAATATAATGCTCTTCCGGATGATCCTCCTGCGATGAAAAGAAAAGTGATTCGCGGTGGCTCGTGGAAGGATATTTCATACTTCCTGCAGGTAGGTACACGTACCTATGAGTATCAGGATACAGCGAAATCGTACATCGGATTCCGTTGCGTACGATCGTCATTTGGAGATGAATTTTAG
- the gldL gene encoding gliding motility protein GldL, with protein MGLTDFTHSRRWKVFMNYVYSIGAAIVLLGALFKLQHWPGGPIMLTIGMSTEALIFFLSAFEPSNEPPDWTKVYPQLKEDFAHLDADELFEESLNRKPKSSFDMDTFLESTEISPELLNKLQKGLTDLSNTAQSFADISSATMATDVYVKNLNAASESMNIFAEVNTRAGESVDSTINKVVHSGEKLAESYHEFVNTIQRDFKVLNDHSGNYTEELERINSNLSSLNASYEVQLEGARKQAETASSVHKDFAQMNELLSSSVQEAKKYQAQAEELNKNLEALNNVYGNMLGAMNIKK; from the coding sequence ATGGGATTGACCGATTTTACGCATTCCAGACGATGGAAAGTCTTCATGAACTATGTATACAGTATTGGAGCTGCCATCGTGCTTTTGGGTGCACTGTTTAAACTTCAACACTGGCCCGGTGGTCCGATAATGCTGACCATTGGTATGTCAACCGAAGCGTTGATATTTTTCCTGTCTGCTTTTGAACCTTCGAACGAACCGCCGGACTGGACCAAAGTTTATCCGCAGTTAAAAGAAGATTTTGCCCATCTGGATGCAGACGAACTTTTCGAAGAATCGCTGAACAGGAAGCCGAAGAGCTCATTCGATATGGATACCTTCCTGGAATCGACAGAAATATCGCCTGAGTTGCTGAATAAACTGCAGAAAGGACTGACTGATTTGAGCAACACGGCACAGAGTTTCGCCGATATTTCTTCTGCTACAATGGCAACAGATGTATATGTGAAGAACCTGAACGCTGCATCTGAGTCCATGAATATATTTGCTGAAGTAAATACACGCGCAGGCGAGAGTGTTGACAGTACTATTAACAAAGTGGTTCACTCAGGAGAAAAACTGGCTGAGTCTTATCACGAGTTTGTCAATACCATCCAACGTGACTTCAAGGTATTAAATGATCATTCTGGCAACTATACCGAAGAACTGGAGCGCATCAATTCGAATCTTTCGTCTCTGAATGCCTCTTATGAAGTACAGTTGGAAGGAGCCCGCAAACAGGCTGAAACAGCTTCTTCCGTACATAAGGATTTTGCTCAGATGAACGAGTTACTGTCCAGTTCGGTACAAGAGGCTAAAAAATATCAGGCCCAGGCAGAAGAGTTAAATAAAAATCTTGAAGCGCTCAACAACGTATATGGAAATATGCTTGGAGCCATGAATATCAAGAAGTAA
- the gldM gene encoding gliding motility protein GldM encodes MSAKNCPETPRQRMISLMYLVLMALLALNVDKSVLDAFETVDRGLSTTIENFNSKNARVYADFAKAALDNPEKSGNLNLEAKTVKAKTDSLYNYITELKKMLVVAADGEDGNIHNIKSKDNTQVAPELMLVKHQGRLGKELKQSIESYRKYLLSLVDPKDTALIASIKSSLNTSDPPPVEGNSPSWQESIFQGYPLVAVVTLMSKMQSDIRNTESDVANYLYSKIDATSFKFNKLKAQILPKTDYVLEGGTYEARIFLSAVDTTAEPQILVDGKKVPVLEGEGVGEYQVPATTEGTHHWKGFINYKGPSGQIRQYPFEGEYQVAKPSMTVSPTKMNVFYAGLANPVSISVPGIPANKVIPSITNATMKSNGRNYLVYPKKPGVKSVITVKAEIDGHVKTIGSTDFRVKRVPDPVATVGGKNEGQITKNELLLEQGVYAEIPDFDFDMKFTVTSFVVSTTRGGFVVDKKSNSNLFTPDQINLMKSLNSGSRLYIENIVAKGEDGTTRNLSAISFRIR; translated from the coding sequence ATGAGTGCAAAAAATTGTCCGGAAACTCCACGGCAACGAATGATTAGCCTGATGTATCTGGTGCTAATGGCTTTATTGGCACTAAATGTCGATAAATCAGTGCTGGATGCTTTTGAAACTGTGGATCGAGGGTTATCGACGACTATCGAGAATTTCAATTCGAAGAATGCCAGGGTTTATGCCGATTTCGCGAAGGCTGCTCTTGACAATCCGGAAAAATCAGGAAATCTGAATCTGGAGGCGAAAACCGTTAAAGCAAAAACTGACTCGCTCTATAATTATATTACTGAGCTAAAAAAGATGCTGGTGGTTGCAGCAGACGGTGAAGATGGTAATATCCATAACATTAAGTCGAAGGATAATACCCAGGTAGCGCCGGAGTTGATGCTGGTAAAACACCAGGGGCGTTTAGGTAAAGAATTGAAGCAATCAATAGAATCGTATCGCAAGTATCTTTTGTCGTTGGTCGATCCCAAAGATACAGCGTTGATTGCAAGTATAAAAAGTAGTCTCAATACATCCGATCCGCCTCCGGTGGAAGGTAATTCGCCTTCATGGCAGGAGTCTATATTTCAGGGATATCCGCTCGTTGCTGTTGTAACTTTGATGTCGAAGATGCAGAGTGATATCCGTAATACCGAATCCGATGTGGCCAATTATCTGTATTCTAAAATCGATGCCACTTCGTTTAAATTCAATAAGCTAAAAGCACAGATATTGCCGAAAACCGACTATGTATTGGAAGGCGGAACCTACGAAGCGAGAATCTTCCTTTCCGCAGTCGATACAACGGCTGAGCCCCAGATTTTGGTTGATGGTAAAAAGGTCCCGGTTTTAGAAGGTGAAGGAGTTGGAGAATATCAGGTTCCTGCGACGACCGAAGGAACTCATCACTGGAAGGGATTCATCAATTATAAAGGCCCATCGGGTCAAATCAGACAATATCCGTTTGAAGGTGAATACCAGGTGGCTAAGCCGTCGATGACGGTATCTCCTACTAAGATGAATGTCTTTTATGCAGGTTTGGCAAACCCAGTCTCTATTTCAGTGCCGGGTATTCCTGCAAATAAAGTTATTCCTTCGATTACCAATGCGACAATGAAGTCGAATGGCCGGAATTATTTAGTGTATCCGAAGAAGCCCGGTGTGAAATCGGTTATTACGGTGAAAGCCGAAATTGATGGTCATGTGAAGACAATCGGTTCAACTGATTTCCGGGTGAAAAGAGTACCTGACCCGGTGGCTACCGTCGGAGGTAAAAACGAAGGTCAGATTACCAAAAACGAATTATTACTCGAACAGGGAGTCTATGCTGAAATTCCCGATTTCGATTTCGATATGAAATTTACGGTAACCTCATTTGTGGTTTCAACGACACGGGGAGGTTTCGTAGTGGATAAAAAATCCAACAGCAATTTGTTTACTCCGGACCAGATTAACCTGATGAAGAGTCTCAACTCCGGCAGTCGACTGTATATTGAAAACATTGTAGCCAAAGGAGAAGACGGGACAACCCGTAACCTTTCGGCCATCAGTTTTAGAATCAGATAA
- the gldN gene encoding gliding motility protein GldN yields the protein MKKLFLILFAIGLACAATQPATAQVIDGPYQKKITRDRKPAPLPAVREADVFWSKTIWRIIDLREKMNQDLYYPTREMHGRLNLINLLLKGIKEGQITAYDASTDNEFKLPMTFDQVKEAFGAVPKMVERRNFETGEMENVKVDQDINPEDIKQIMVKEVWYFDKQTSTLQVRIIGLCPIQEFFRDDDVNHDRPLRRKVFWVYYPEVRPLLAKYEVLNPFNDSRSLSFDDIFLLRKFDSYITKESNIYNDRAISQYAQGQYATNESERIKNEIFNFEQDLWEY from the coding sequence ATGAAAAAGCTATTTTTGATTCTGTTTGCAATAGGGCTGGCTTGTGCTGCAACCCAGCCTGCAACGGCGCAGGTTATTGATGGTCCTTACCAGAAAAAAATTACCCGCGACCGGAAACCGGCTCCGCTTCCTGCAGTCAGAGAAGCTGATGTGTTTTGGTCAAAAACCATCTGGCGAATCATTGACTTGCGGGAAAAGATGAACCAGGATTTGTATTATCCTACCCGGGAAATGCATGGTCGGTTGAACCTCATCAATCTTCTGTTGAAAGGCATCAAAGAAGGACAAATTACTGCCTACGATGCTTCCACCGATAATGAGTTTAAACTTCCGATGACGTTCGATCAGGTGAAGGAAGCATTTGGTGCTGTACCTAAAATGGTGGAACGAAGGAATTTTGAAACGGGAGAGATGGAAAATGTCAAGGTCGATCAGGACATTAATCCCGAAGATATTAAACAGATCATGGTGAAAGAGGTTTGGTATTTCGATAAGCAAACATCAACGCTCCAGGTTCGGATTATCGGCTTATGTCCTATTCAGGAGTTTTTTCGTGACGACGACGTAAACCATGATCGTCCGCTTCGCAGAAAGGTATTCTGGGTATATTATCCCGAAGTTCGTCCCCTGTTGGCAAAATATGAGGTGTTGAATCCTTTCAACGACTCAAGAAGCCTTAGTTTCGACGATATTTTCCTGTTGCGCAAGTTTGACAGTTATATTACCAAGGAATCCAACATTTACAATGACCGTGCAATTAGTCAGTATGCGCAGGGACAGTATGCTACCAATGAATCGGAACGAATTAAAAACGAAATTTTCAACTTCGAACAGGATCTCTGGGAATATTAA
- a CDS encoding efflux RND transporter permease subunit — protein sequence MSNIENNNNSSNTEGIHRIFKPTYAALKNKTTIFILTAILAGFGLLSYQQMPRELNPEIVIPYVMISTVYPGNSPVDIENLITRPIEKELKNLKGVKNVSSSSYQDMSLIVLEFETDVPVKQALQDTKDQVDKAKSELPDDLDNDPSVEDLDFEEFPIMSINLYGDYSLSELKRYAEKLQDELEGLSEISEADIQGIDEREIQIDVDPYMLEASNVSFQDIEDAIRFENVTMGAGEMISDDTRRSIRTQADYSNMNQIRNTIVKSENGNVVYLRDIGNVTDGFQERTTISRLDKMPVVSLSIVKKSGANVLDASDKVYRIIQKAKDSGAIPSGLNAVVSDDSTTYIRNQINNLENSIIMGMLLVMFILYLFMGPRNALFSGLAIPMSMFISFIIIKQMGYTLNFMVLFSMILALGMLVDNAIVVVENVYRLYSHGSDAMTATKKGVSEIAYPIISSTATTLAAFFPLVFWKGIMGEFMKYLPITLIIVLTSSLFVALILNPAFTSTFMKLENLHGKKNMTKLWRNAIIFAILSIPFYFMKVFWFGNILAVITLVILGNHYIMRPLARAFQEHFIPRMEKAYEGTLRFALKGRNPWLFVTGTFVVLVFSLMFFMSRQSGVLFFPDVDPTSVYITMELPVGTDLDRTNKVSKQVESIVYKTLEPYMDIVKSVNTVVGVGKGQMLGSNRETNKSLTTISFKEFKYRHGENTSEIMQKLTDNLSGFVGAKISLDKDEMGPPVGNPINLEISGDDFDELIKLSTQVKSLIDAENIPGIDQLKIDLNVDKPEMVVDVDRDKVRRFGLSTQQVAYALRSSLYGRKVGKYKEGEDEYDIMLRFKDKYRNNVASLMNQRIDVNGGGDGAKKAIPISAVADFQYGTTYDKINRKDFTRVITLYSGVKEGYNANEINERIRQVLKGFDVPPGYKIDFTGEQEEQADTMAFLTQALLIALSLILIILVTQFNSLIRPLIIVGTVLFSTIGVFLGLGAFKMQFVILMTGIGIISLAGIVVNNGIVLVDYIDLLRQRRKEKLSYRQDAFLEIKELQGLIVKAGKTRLRPVLLTAITTVLGLLPLAIGLNFDFIKLFTSFDPDFYVGGEMTAFWGPMSWTVIFGLVFATFLTLVIAPVMYLITVKVNYTIRKWQGKIPTDLMTDDYGQELIQ from the coding sequence ATGTCGAATATTGAGAACAACAATAATTCATCTAATACCGAGGGTATTCACCGGATTTTCAAGCCGACATATGCCGCTCTGAAGAATAAAACAACGATTTTTATTTTGACGGCAATTCTGGCTGGCTTCGGATTACTTTCGTACCAACAGATGCCACGGGAACTCAATCCGGAGATTGTGATTCCCTATGTGATGATTTCGACCGTTTATCCGGGAAACTCACCGGTCGATATTGAAAACCTGATTACACGTCCTATCGAGAAGGAGTTAAAGAACCTGAAAGGCGTTAAAAATGTCAGTTCGTCTTCTTACCAGGATATGAGTTTGATTGTCCTCGAGTTTGAAACCGATGTGCCCGTAAAACAGGCATTGCAGGACACCAAGGACCAGGTTGACAAAGCCAAGAGCGAACTTCCCGATGATTTGGATAATGACCCGTCGGTAGAAGATCTCGATTTTGAAGAATTTCCCATTATGAGCATCAACCTTTATGGCGACTACAGTTTGTCAGAGTTGAAGCGTTATGCGGAAAAACTGCAGGATGAACTGGAAGGACTATCCGAAATATCGGAAGCCGATATCCAGGGAATCGACGAACGGGAAATTCAGATTGACGTCGATCCGTACATGCTCGAAGCGAGTAATGTAAGCTTTCAGGATATTGAAGATGCCATCCGGTTTGAAAACGTGACCATGGGCGCGGGAGAAATGATTTCCGATGATACCCGCCGGTCTATTCGTACGCAAGCCGACTACTCCAACATGAACCAGATTCGCAATACGATTGTGAAATCGGAAAACGGAAACGTGGTGTATTTGCGCGACATCGGGAATGTTACTGACGGATTCCAGGAACGAACTACCATCTCGCGACTGGACAAAATGCCGGTTGTGAGTCTTTCCATCGTGAAAAAGAGCGGTGCCAATGTATTGGATGCATCCGACAAAGTTTACCGGATTATTCAAAAAGCGAAAGATAGTGGTGCGATTCCTTCCGGACTGAACGCTGTCGTTTCTGACGATAGCACGACTTATATCCGGAACCAAATCAACAACCTGGAGAATTCCATTATCATGGGAATGTTGTTGGTGATGTTTATTTTGTACCTGTTCATGGGACCACGCAATGCGCTGTTCTCCGGTCTGGCTATCCCGATGTCGATGTTCATTTCGTTCATCATCATCAAGCAGATGGGCTATACATTGAATTTCATGGTACTATTCTCCATGATTCTGGCTCTGGGTATGTTGGTCGACAATGCCATTGTGGTGGTTGAAAACGTGTACCGGCTCTATTCCCACGGAAGTGATGCGATGACGGCAACCAAGAAAGGAGTAAGTGAAATTGCCTACCCGATTATATCGTCAACGGCAACTACGCTGGCAGCGTTCTTCCCATTGGTCTTCTGGAAGGGAATCATGGGAGAATTCATGAAATACCTTCCCATCACACTGATTATCGTGCTTACCTCGTCGCTGTTTGTAGCGTTGATTCTGAATCCGGCTTTCACCTCCACCTTCATGAAACTGGAGAATCTGCACGGGAAAAAGAACATGACCAAACTTTGGCGCAATGCAATAATTTTTGCCATTCTGTCCATTCCTTTCTATTTCATGAAAGTGTTTTGGTTTGGAAATATATTGGCTGTCATCACACTGGTTATTCTGGGGAACCATTATATCATGCGCCCATTGGCGAGGGCTTTCCAGGAGCACTTTATTCCGCGAATGGAAAAAGCGTATGAAGGCACACTTCGCTTTGCGCTGAAAGGAAGAAATCCCTGGCTTTTTGTAACAGGAACTTTCGTGGTATTGGTTTTCTCGCTCATGTTTTTCATGAGCCGCCAATCGGGTGTTCTGTTTTTCCCGGACGTTGATCCAACTTCCGTTTATATTACAATGGAACTCCCGGTGGGAACCGATTTGGACCGGACAAACAAAGTGTCGAAACAGGTTGAATCAATTGTCTATAAAACGCTCGAGCCGTACATGGACATTGTCAAGTCAGTCAATACAGTTGTCGGTGTTGGAAAAGGCCAGATGTTAGGTTCGAACCGCGAGACGAACAAATCGCTAACGACTATTTCTTTCAAGGAATTTAAATACCGTCATGGCGAGAATACGTCGGAGATTATGCAGAAACTGACAGATAACCTGTCGGGATTTGTTGGAGCCAAAATTTCGCTCGATAAAGACGAAATGGGACCGCCCGTTGGAAATCCTATCAACCTGGAAATTTCCGGCGACGATTTCGATGAGTTAATCAAACTCTCGACGCAGGTCAAATCGCTAATCGATGCCGAAAATATTCCGGGAATCGACCAGTTGAAAATCGATTTGAATGTAGACAAGCCGGAAATGGTTGTAGACGTTGACCGCGATAAAGTGCGACGGTTTGGTCTGTCGACACAGCAGGTTGCCTATGCGCTCCGGAGTTCATTGTACGGCCGGAAAGTCGGTAAATACAAAGAAGGTGAAGACGAATACGACATCATGCTCCGTTTCAAGGATAAATACCGGAACAATGTTGCTTCTCTGATGAACCAGCGCATTGATGTCAATGGTGGCGGCGACGGTGCCAAAAAGGCCATTCCAATTTCGGCTGTAGCCGATTTCCAGTACGGAACCACTTATGACAAGATCAACCGCAAGGATTTTACCCGGGTTATCACACTTTACTCGGGCGTGAAAGAAGGTTACAATGCCAATGAGATCAATGAACGCATTCGACAGGTATTGAAAGGATTCGATGTTCCTCCGGGGTACAAAATAGATTTCACCGGCGAGCAGGAAGAGCAAGCTGATACCATGGCCTTCCTTACACAGGCATTGTTAATTGCGCTTTCGCTGATTCTGATTATCCTGGTCACCCAGTTCAACTCACTCATCAGGCCGTTGATTATTGTGGGAACTGTTTTATTCAGTACCATCGGAGTATTCCTGGGATTGGGTGCATTCAAAATGCAGTTTGTCATCCTGATGACTGGAATCGGAATTATTTCGTTGGCCGGAATTGTGGTGAACAACGGAATTGTATTGGTCGACTACATCGACCTGCTACGCCAGCGCCGGAAAGAAAAACTTTCGTACCGGCAGGATGCTTTCCTTGAGATAAAGGAACTACAGGGACTGATTGTAAAAGCCGGAAAAACGAGGCTCCGTCCGGTGTTACTGACCGCCATCACCACGGTACTGGGACTGCTTCCGCTGGCCATCGGGTTGAATTTCGACTTCATTAAGCTGTTCACTTCTTTCGATCCCGATTTCTACGTAGGTGGAGAAATGACTGCTTTCTGGGGACCAATGTCCTGGACCGTAATCTTCGGACTGGTATTCGCAACCTTCCTTACGTTGGTGATTGCGCCGGTCATGTACCTGATTACAGTAAAAGTTAATTACACCATACGGAAATGGCAGGGAAAAATTCCTACTGATTTAATGACTGATGATTACGGTCAGGAATTGATTCAGTAA